From the Candidatus Korarchaeota archaeon NZ13-K genome, the window CCTCAGGGGAAACGGGGAGATTATGGCTGAGAATTGACCTGAAATCGGGAGCCGGGCTCATTAGAGCCAGCAATCCTTTTATCCCCTGAAAGCTACATGTCAGTATGACCCAGCTCATCTACCAGCTGGACTCCTACATCACGGACTTCGAGTCGAGAGTGGTCAGGGTCAGGGGGAACAGGGTCTACCTAGAGAGGACCGCGTTTCATCCCCTCTCCGGAGGGGTGGCCGACGACAGGGGCTATCTGGAGTTCGGGGGCAGGAGGTACGAGGTCATAGGGGTGGAGGAGGATCCTGAGGTGGCCCACATCCTCGGCTCAGAGCCTGATTTCAGGGAGGGTGATCTTGTCAGGGGCCTGGTGGACTGGGAGAGGAGGTACAGGCTCATGAGGCTCCACACAGCCGATCACATACTCTCGGCCGTCCTCTACAGGGAGAGGGGCGCCCTGGTCACGGGAGGGCACATAGACCCT encodes:
- a CDS encoding alanyl-tRNA editing protein, which encodes MTQLIYQLDSYITDFESRVVRVRGNRVYLERTAFHPLSGGVADDRGYLEFGGRRYEVIGVEEDPEVAHILGSEPDFREGDLVRGLVDWERRYRLMRLHTADHILSAVLYRERGALVTGGHIDPEYAKSDFSLERGERGVFEEAIERVNEIASRNLEVKVYFLPREEALRIEGIVKLAERMPPSLEVLRIVEIPGIDVQADGGPHVRNTGEIGSVRLLKVENKGRGKKRVYFTVD